Below is a genomic region from Microbulbifer sp. ALW1.
TTGGCCGAGCCTTCCAACCAGGCGCACCTGGAAGTGCTACTTTCGAGCCTGCATGGTCAGCGTTCACTGGTTCGGAATGTGGATATCGGCAGCGGCCAGCGGACACTCCATGAAGATCTCGGTGTCGGCCCAAGAGTTTTCCGCAGTATAGAACTAGGCACCGTAAAGATCCGCGTTGGACCCGCAGCGCGATTAATCATTGCCGGGGTTTCCCCGGTTTCAAAAATCTGCGCGGAGTTTGCCCATACCCTTGGCTTTGAAGTTATTGTTTGTGATCCGCGGGAAGAGGCTCAAGGCGCTTTCGATGTGCCTGGAGTCGAGTTTCGGCAGATACTCCCCTCTCTGGTTATTGCAAGTTCCGGAATTTGTCACGCCGCCACCGCCGTCGTTGCGCTAACCCATGATCCCCGTATCGATGACCTTGCGATGATGGAAGCCGTAAAGACGCCAGCTTTCTACATCGGTGTTATGGGATCGCAACGCACATCGGTGGTCCGGGGTGAACGACTGCGCCGATCTGGCGGATTAAGCGAACAGGAGGTAGACCGGATCCATATGCCCATCGGACTTGCTATTGGCAGTAAAACGCCGGCTGAAATCGCCATGGCGGTTATGGCCGATATTATCCGCGTGCAACGCGGTCGATCTCGCGATGCACTCTGATCGCATCGTCGCACTGTTGATGGCCGCGGGTACTTCTCAGCGTTTTGGTCGCCGGGACAAGCGTCGAGCCTTGTTGCCCAATGGACAGATGCTGTTAAAGAATTCTGTTTTTCACGTCAGTGCATTTTTTCGAAACTGGCGCCTTGTATGGCGGCCAGAAGATAGCCTTGAAAGCTTCGGGTTACCTCCGAGTACGCCCGTTCTCCATGCCCCTAATGCGCTTGGTGGTTTGGGCTGCAGTGTGGCAGACGCGGTTCGCGTTATCAGTGCTGATCCGAGTTTGGACGCTATAGACGCCACCGCGATATTTCTCGGGGATATGCCCGCTATTAAGTTCAGCACTTTGCAGTCGGTAGTGAAGCAGGCAGATCGCACCATCATCGTGCGCCCGTCATGCGGGGGG
It encodes:
- a CDS encoding XdhC family protein, whose protein sequence is MSMQHLDLQVAEQALAWLNQGNTVWLCTVLSTFGSSPRAPGCMMAALGSGCHIGSISGGCVEEDFLERLVNGCFTQNVEVLRYGCGGANGARVSLPCGGSLDVLVERLLAEPSNQAHLEVLLSSLHGQRSLVRNVDIGSGQRTLHEDLGVGPRVFRSIELGTVKIRVGPAARLIIAGVSPVSKICAEFAHTLGFEVIVCDPREEAQGAFDVPGVEFRQILPSLVIASSGICHAATAVVALTHDPRIDDLAMMEAVKTPAFYIGVMGSQRTSVVRGERLRRSGGLSEQEVDRIHMPIGLAIGSKTPAEIAMAVMADIIRVQRGRSRDAL
- a CDS encoding NTP transferase domain-containing protein, with protein sequence MHSDRIVALLMAAGTSQRFGRRDKRRALLPNGQMLLKNSVFHVSAFFRNWRLVWRPEDSLESFGLPPSTPVLHAPNALGGLGCSVADAVRVISADPSLDAIDATAIFLGDMPAIKFSTLQSVVKQADRTIIVRPSCGGHVGHPVIIGREFWPELAALTGDLGAIRIIRRNLSHYHEVPVADRGVISDVDTREDIARVL